A stretch of Anas acuta chromosome 3, bAnaAcu1.1, whole genome shotgun sequence DNA encodes these proteins:
- the ITGB1BP1 gene encoding integrin beta-1-binding protein 1 isoform X3 has product MGVSKYGIKVSTSDQYDVLHRHALYLIVRMVCYDDGLGAGKSLLALKTTDAASEECSLWVYQCNSLEQAQAICKVLSTAFDSVLMSEKS; this is encoded by the exons ATGGGAGTTTCCAAATACGGCATTAAAGTTTCAACATCTGATCAGTAT GATGTGTTACACAGGCATGCCCTCTATTTAATTGTACGGATGGTCTGCTACGATGacgggctgggagcagggaagagTTTACTGGCTTTGAAGACAACAGATGCAGCGTCTGAAGAATGCAGCCTCTGGGTTTATCAGTGCAATAGTTTG GAGCAAGCACAAGCTATTTGCAAAGTGCTATCTACAGCCTTTGATTCAGTTTTAATGTCGGAGAAGTCCTGA